The Mercurialis annua linkage group LG2, ddMerAnnu1.2, whole genome shotgun sequence genome contains a region encoding:
- the LOC126667159 gene encoding uncharacterized protein LOC126667159, translated as MSDSDFEETLSDFLSKKKTSKSPEKTMEKAGVSPLRRSSRSKEIIKSNAVVCVKEKKAIVKYKSVKKDVACKRKGDVVLHQRDIKRKRLGSDNLNKSDSMQKFDLLIDPKERFVGKVGNASSNSVIKNIKLKLNDDQLSILKNSRFGSFLWLDKDVLSLRLIHSILLREVHHANLSELWFNYGSQILRFSLYEFGLVSGLVCGSDESRFSGYFEDGDFFNKFFSDESKITRQVIEAKFLDAVWENDDEAVKFAKLYMVQCFILGNLGTTLIEDRFIHLLDSSDYDDFPWGKYSFELFVQSTKNKLSSKLKSSSQSTFYRLYGFPYAIQFWFYETLVSVPQYLCTLNDAAAYPRLMRWIPKDIKKMQNFDFKVFDDETEKVTVLSNIVATDDESGSLIVNGLYYQGHVAAQERNDACIAEVRIMEVARSACVNFVKELKAQIFDNDVDYSDLESDVRKRICASVDNFEVNQLSNIFKVNSGKAETVEKKIHNSVDSEDVDYETDNEKNIGSSEETANDDSVSYEVLRRSADVQQNVQPNDLDNSKNDEPVGECVDGEKIVTEVNVELEGLLHDNPEIEEGICGEMDGGVVAEADTVVDDSERNFDVDALFDSNPNESTENIDEVKHAELAEKIEQVEEAELVDKMDSDGEGDRIQKIDDIEQAELEEQAKKVDHVDIVVAQENEKLVLNEKESELEVSLQFG; from the exons ATGAGTGAtagtgattttgaagaaacaTTATCTGATTTTTTGAGTAAAAAGAAGACTTCTAAGAGTCCTGAGAAAACAATGGAAAAGGCTGGTGTTTCTCCTCTTCGTAGGAGTTCGAGAAGTAAAGAAATTATTAAATCTAATGCTGTTGTCTGTGTAAAAGAGAAGAAAGCAATTGTGAAATATAAGTCTGTGAAGAAGGATGTTGCTTGTAAAAGAAAAGGAGATGTTGTTTTGCACCAAAGAGATATCAAGAGGAAAAGGCTTGGTAGTGATAACTTGAATAAAAGTGATTCTATGCag AAGTTTGATTTGTTAATTGATCCAAAGGAACGTTTTGTTGGGAAAGTTGGAAATGCAAGTTCCAATTCAGTgatcaaaaatataaagttgAAGCTTAATGATGATCAGTTATCTATTTTAAAGAACAGTAGGTTTGGTTCCTTTTTATGGCTGGACAAGGATGTACTTAGTCTTAGACTCATACATTCTATACTTTTAAGGGAGGTGCATCATGCCAATCTTTCTGAACTTTGGTTTAATTACGGATCTCAGATTCTGCGTTTCAGTTTGTATGAGTTTGGTCTCGTTAGCGGTCTTGTTTGTGGAAGTGACGAGTCAAGATTTTCTGGTTATTTTGAGGatggtgatttttttaataaattttttagtgATGAGAGCAAGATTACACGTCAGGTTATTGAAGCAAAATTTCTTGATGCTGTTTGGGAGAATGATGATGAGGCTGTAAAGTTTGCGAAGCTTTACATGGTGCAATGTTTTATTTTGGGTAATCTTGGGACTACTTTGATTGAAGATCGTTTCATTCACTTGCTGGATAGTTCTGATTATGATGATTTTCCATGGGGGAAATATTCGTTTGAATTATTTGTTCAGTCTACTAAGAACAAGCTCTCAAGTAAACTGAAGTCATCAAGTCAATCTACCTTCTATCGACTTTATGGATTTCCGTATGCCATCCAATTCTGGTTTTATGAAACATTAGTTTCTGTGCCTCAGTACCTGTGTACTTTGAACGATGCTGCTGCCTATCCTCGGTTAATGCGTTGGATACCGaaggatataaaaaaaatgcagaactttgattttaaagtttttgatGATGAAACTGAAAAG GTCACAGTCCTTTCAAATATTGTAGCAACTGACGATGAGTCTGGTAGTCTTATTGTTAATGGACTCTATTATCAAGGTCACGTTGCTGCGCAAGAAAGAAATGATGCTTGTATAGCTGAAGTTAGAATTATGGAAGTGGCAAGGTCTGCTTGCGTTAACTTTGTCAAGGAATTGAAAGCTCAGATTTTTGACAATGATGTTGATTATTCTGATTTGGAGAGTGACGTTCGAAAGCGCATTTGTGCTTCTGTTGATAATTTTGAAGTAAATcaattaagtaatattttcaaaGTCAATTCTGGAAAG gCTGAAACTGTAGAAAAGAAGATACATAATTCTGTTGATAGTGAAGATGTTGACTATGag aCTGATAATGAGAAAAACATTGGCTCTTCGGAAGAAACTGCGAATGATGATAGCGTGTCTTATGAGGTTTTGAGGCGGAGTGCTGATGTCCAGCAGAATGTTCAGCCGAATGATCTTGATAATAGTAAAAATGATGAACCTGTTGGTGAATGTGTTGATGGTGAAAAg attgttACTGAGGTTAATGTAGAGTTGGAAGGCTTATTGCATGATAATCCTGAAATTGAGGAAGGAATTTGTGGTGAGATGGATGGTGGTGTTGTTGCTGAAGCTGACACTGTTGTTGATGACTCGGAGAGGAATTTTGACGTGGATGCTCTTTTTGATAGTAATCCTAATGAGTCTACTGAAAACATTGATGAAGTTAAGCATGCTGAGTTGGCTGAGAAAATTGAACAAGTTGAGGAAGCTGAGTTGGTTGATAAAATGGATTCAGATGGAGAGGGTGATAGGATTCAAAAAATTGATGATATTGAGCAGGCTGAGCTGGAAGAACAAGCTAAGAAAGTTGATCATGTTGATATTGTGGTTGCTCAAGAGAATGAAAAATTggttttaaatgaaaaagaatctGAGTTGGAGGTATCTTTACAATTTGGATAA
- the LOC126667157 gene encoding uncharacterized protein LOC126667157, with product MEIIQVLMQHDGQWTEDGKYINFKITGILLEIDCTFESFIELVYQHLQIQETDTQLDIQYLVSDDYPPIKIKDEGSLRFYIQLKRSEMNFTKYPICIILNKPIRFLESSSSAAANDSILVQEDDMTYLDEQFFKEKEMSCSNLDMIEYANLLCDLQEDLPETDFNEDYIAINQTNHKLEEGGIFTDKESVISEMSLYGISDHFQYKVQKSCKRQYRLRCVDESCEWKFYASRVGNTKMFQVRKYNNVHTCSLEMRMGDQKYVSSKTIAKIIKSQLLDIKTIYTPNDIIRDMRKDYSIKLDYWKAWKCRQIALELLRGKPKDSYGVLPRYLHMIMQTNPGSFVSYKTDVDDTFLYAFMSLEASISGWNHCIPIMIVDATFLKGPYGGTLFSASTLDAAGKIFPLAFSITDSENDESWNWFFTHIKNVFGVREEMCIISDRHQSIKNAIESVFAGEVQHDICIYHLLKNMKSKFRRNQKTIKDLFKAAARAYTKEEFNTHMTELNNINPAVISYLKEAGFKRWAVSHSVKKRYNIMTSNTAESFNAAVNRARELPVTMLMEYLRSLVQRWSYKNRNLARGTFTKLTTKYDSLLRENYINSLKIEVQPSDDDIFTVTENGKPSTVNIKEKSCTCNRYQEEMIPCKHAAAVFNYKHQDPTEYCSKYFTNEEMLATYAETVYPIPKEETWEVTAEVEDVIILPSIGRIKPGRPKKRRIKVTLS from the exons ATGGAAATTATTCAAGTGCTAATGCAACATGATGGACAATGGACAGAAGATGGAAAATATATAAACTTCAAAATAACAGGAATTTTATTGGAAATAGACTGCACATTTGAAAGTTTTATTGAATTGGTATATCAACATTTGCAAATTCAAGAGACTGACACTCAATTAGATATTCAATATCTAGTCAGTGATGATTATCCtccaatcaaaataaaagatgaaGGAAGCCTCAGATTCTATATACAGTTAAAAAGGAGTGAAATGAACTTCACAAAATATCCAATCTGCATTATATTAAATAAGCCTATCAGATTTCTGGAATCATCATCATCAGCAGCTGCAAACGATTCAATTCTAGTTCAAGAAGACGATATGACATATCTGGATGAACAGTtctttaaagaaaaagaaatgtcTTGTTCAAATTTGGATATGATTGAATATGCAAACCTTCTTTGTGACCTTCAAGAGGATCTTCCGGAAACAGATTTTAATGAAGATTATATTGCAATAAATCAAACTAATCATAAATTAGAAGAAGGAGGCATATTCACTGATAAAGAATCAGTAATATCAGAGATGAGCCTCTATGGAATATCAGATCATTTTCAATACAAG GTACAAAAATCATGCAAAAGACAGTACCGATTGAGATGTGTAGATGAATCTTGTGAATGGAAATTTTATGCGTCAAGGGTTGGAAACACAAAAATGTTTCAAGTACGAAAGTACAACAATGTTCATACATGTTCTTTGGAGATGAGAATGGGAGACCAGAAATATGTCAGCTCAAAAACAATAGCTAAAATCATCAAATCACAATTGTTggatataaaaacaatttacaCACCAAATGATATAATAAGAGACATGAGAAAGGATTACAGCATCAAATTagattattggaaagcatggaAATGTAGACAAATTGCACTAGAGCTTTTAAGAGGGAAACCAAAAGATTCATATGGTGTACTACCAAGATATCTTCACATGATAATGCAAACAAATCCAGGATCATTTGTAAGTTATAAAACAGATGTGGATGATACATTTCTCTATGCTTTCATGTCACTGGAGGCATCTATAAGTGGATGGAATCACTGTATTCCTATTATGATTGTGGATGCTACCTTTTTGAAAGGACCATATGGAGGTACTCTGTTTTCAGCATCAACTCTTGATGCAGCAG GAAAAATATTCCCTCTTGCATTTTCAATAACAGATTCAGAAAATGATGAATCATGGAATTGGTTTTTTACACACATCAAAAATGTTTTTGGTGTAAGGGAAGAAATGTGTATAATTTCAGACAGACATCAGAGCATTAAAAATGCAATAGAGAGTGTTTTTGCTGGAGAAGTTCAACATGATATTTGCATATATCATTTACTAAAAAACATGAAAAGCAAATTCAGAAGGAATCAGAAGACAATTAAAGATCTGTTCAAAGCAGCAGCAAGAGCTTATACAAAGGAAGAATTTAATACTCATATGACAGAGCTTAACAATATAAATCCAGCAGTTATATCTTATCTCAAGGAAGCAGGATTCAAAAGGTGGGCAGTTTCACATTCTGTGAAAAAAAGATACAACATAATGACTTCAAATACGGCTGAGTCATTTAATGCAGCAGTAAATAGGGCAAGAGAATTACcagttaccatgcttatggaATACTTGAGAAGCTTGGTACAAAGATGGAGCTACAAAAACAGAAATCTTGCTAGAGGAACTTTCACAAAATTGACTACCAAATATGATTCTCTGCTAAgggaaaattatattaattccCTCAAAATCGAG GTTCAGCCATCTGATGATGACATATTTACTGTTACTGAAAATGGTAAACCCTCCACTGTTAACATCAAGGAAAAATCTTGCACATGCAACAGATATCAAGAAGAAATGATTCCATGTAAACATGCTGCTGCTGTATTCAATTACAAACATCAAGACCCAACTGAATATTGCTCAAAGTATTTCACAAATGAAGAAATGCTTGCTACATATGCAGAAACTGTATACCCGATTCCTAAAGAAGAAACATGGGAAGTCACTGCAGAGGTTGAAGATGTCATTATCTTACCTTCTATAGGAAGAATTAAACCTGGAAGaccaaaaaaaagaagaataaaag TCACATTATCATAA